In Vigna unguiculata cultivar IT97K-499-35 chromosome 3, ASM411807v1, whole genome shotgun sequence, a single genomic region encodes these proteins:
- the LOC114175101 gene encoding 40S ribosomal protein S15a, with protein sequence MVRVSVLNDALKSMYNAEKRGKRQVMIRPSSKVIIKFLLVMQKHGYIGEFEYVDDHRAGKIVVELNGRLNKCGVISPRFDVGVKDIEPWTARLLPSRQFGYIVLTTSAGIMDHEEARRKNVGGKVLGFFY encoded by the exons ATGGTGAGGGTTAGTGTGTTGAACGATGCTCTCAAGAGCATGTACAATGCTGAGAAAAGGGGGAAGCGCCAAGTCATGATTAGGCCATCCTCCAAAGTCATTATCAAATTTCTTCTGGTCATGCAAAAGCACG GATACATTGGAGAGTTTGAGTACGTTGATGATCATAGGGCTGGTAAAATCGTGGTTGAGTTGAACGGTAGACTGAACAAGTGCGGGGTTATTAGTCCCCGTTTTGACGTGGGTGTCAAAGATATAGAACCTTGGACTGCTAGGCTTCTTCCGTCAAGACAG TTTGGATATATTGTATTGACAACGTCTGCTGGTATTATGGATCATGAAGAGGCCAGGAGGAAAAATGTTGGTGGTAAGGTACTGGGTTTCTTCTACTAG